In the Staphylococcus sp. IVB6240 genome, one interval contains:
- the accB gene encoding acetyl-CoA carboxylase biotin carboxyl carrier protein, with protein MNFNEIKELIEMLDQSSLTEIKIENKESKISLKKEKITQHVTAASVPNVAQINPEPVSVESAEPVITEDTSDLKTINAPMVGTFYKAPSPEESPYVQIGDQVSPETTVCILEAMKLFNEIQAEVTGEIVEVLVEDGQMVEYGQALFKVK; from the coding sequence ATGAACTTTAATGAGATAAAAGAATTAATTGAAATGCTGGATCAATCTAGTTTAACGGAAATTAAAATTGAAAATAAAGAATCAAAGATTAGTTTAAAAAAAGAAAAGATTACGCAACACGTAACAGCTGCATCTGTTCCAAATGTTGCACAAATCAATCCAGAACCTGTATCTGTTGAATCAGCAGAACCTGTTATCACAGAAGATACGTCTGATCTCAAAACAATTAACGCACCTATGGTCGGTACATTCTATAAGGCACCTTCACCTGAAGAAAGCCCTTATGTTCAAATTGGAGACCAAGTCAGTCCTGAAACAACAGTTTGTATTTTAGAAGCAATGAAGCTATTCAACGAAATTCAAGCTGAAGTCACTGGTGAAATTGTTGAAGTATTAGTAGAAGACGGTCAAATGGTTGAGTATGGCCAAGCATTGTTCAAGGTGAAATAA
- a CDS encoding polyprenyl synthetase family protein, with protein MNQSLNKLLATFNETLETSIEHSKLETDLEKSMRYSLEAGGKRVRPLLLLATLEMLKPNQSHLGLHTALALEMIHTYSLIHDDLPAMDDDDLRRGKPTNHKVYGEWLAILAGDSLLTKAFEVISDDTQLDAETRVKLISALSHASGHRGMVGGQTLDMQSESLKVPLTILEQIHRHKTGALIRFAVEAATIIANIDKTEQQQLIDFADYLGIIFQIKDDLLDQYGTTESLGKQTGSDDANNKSTYVTLLGREDAEAILARQVADAEAILTTLSQKYDTTDLDYLLKLFYQRQN; from the coding sequence ATGAATCAAAGTCTGAATAAACTGTTAGCAACTTTTAATGAAACATTAGAGACGAGTATTGAGCACTCAAAATTAGAGACCGACCTTGAAAAAAGTATGCGCTATTCTTTAGAGGCGGGTGGCAAACGAGTACGTCCTTTATTACTTTTAGCAACTTTAGAGATGTTAAAACCTAATCAAAGTCATTTAGGATTACATACGGCTCTAGCGCTAGAAATGATACACACATACTCTTTAATACATGATGATTTGCCTGCAATGGATGATGATGATCTACGTCGTGGTAAACCAACAAACCATAAGGTATATGGTGAATGGTTAGCGATTCTGGCTGGTGATTCACTCTTAACAAAAGCATTTGAAGTCATCAGTGATGATACACAATTAGATGCTGAAACACGTGTGAAATTGATTTCGGCATTAAGTCATGCGAGTGGTCACCGTGGTATGGTAGGTGGACAAACACTAGATATGCAAAGTGAGTCACTAAAAGTACCACTAACAATTCTTGAACAAATCCACCGTCATAAAACGGGCGCTTTAATTAGATTCGCTGTAGAAGCAGCGACAATTATTGCAAATATTGATAAGACTGAACAACAACAGCTTATTGATTTTGCAGATTACTTAGGTATCATTTTTCAAATAAAAGATGATTTGCTGGATCAATACGGCACGACTGAATCATTAGGGAAACAAACGGGTAGTGACGATGCGAATAATAAATCGACATATGTAACTTTATTAGGTCGTGAAGATGCTGAAGCCATTTTGGCACGTCAAGTTGCTGATGCCGAAGCCATTTTAACTACACTTTCTCAAAAATATGATACAACTGATTTAGATTATTTGTTAAAACTTTTTTATCAACGTCAAAATTAA
- the nusB gene encoding transcription antitermination factor NusB — protein sequence MSRKQARSQAFQTLFQLEMKNSDLTIDEAISFIKDDYPDLDFDFIQWLVSGVKDHEPVLDETISPHLNGWTIPRLLKSDRIILRMATFELLHSDTPPKVIINEAVELTKQFSDDDHYKFVNGVLSNIN from the coding sequence ATGAGTAGAAAACAAGCGAGAAGCCAAGCTTTCCAAACTTTATTTCAACTAGAAATGAAAAATTCAGATTTAACCATTGATGAAGCAATCAGTTTTATTAAAGATGATTATCCAGATCTTGATTTTGACTTTATTCAATGGCTTGTTTCTGGCGTTAAAGATCACGAACCAGTGTTAGATGAGACCATTTCACCACATCTAAATGGTTGGACGATTCCACGTTTATTAAAATCTGATCGTATTATTTTAAGAATGGCAACGTTTGAGCTTCTTCATAGTGACACGCCTCCAAAGGTCATTATTAATGAAGCTGTGGAACTAACAAAGCAATTCTCGGACGATGACCATTACAAGTTTGTGAATGGGGTATTAAGTAATATTAACTAA
- a CDS encoding Asp23/Gls24 family envelope stress response protein: MSKSIENYNPNLGNVEIVPEVISVIASIAASEVKGVHGMFSDKKNSTLERLGRKNLSKGVKIETSDNEIIINVYCSLKYGVNISDTALKVQESIHNAIKTMTALTPKQVNVHITHIDMGKPKS; encoded by the coding sequence ATGTCAAAATCAATTGAAAATTATAATCCTAACCTAGGAAATGTAGAAATCGTACCTGAAGTTATCTCAGTCATTGCGAGTATTGCTGCTTCTGAGGTCAAGGGTGTTCATGGCATGTTCTCAGATAAAAAGAATTCAACGCTAGAACGCCTAGGTCGTAAAAATTTAAGTAAAGGTGTCAAAATTGAAACATCAGATAATGAAATTATTATCAATGTTTATTGTTCATTAAAATATGGTGTGAATATTTCAGATACGGCATTAAAAGTACAGGAGTCAATTCATAATGCAATTAAAACAATGACGGCATTAACACCAAAACAAGTCAATGTGCATATTACACACATCGATATGGGCAAGCCTAAAAGCTAA
- a CDS encoding exodeoxyribonuclease VII small subunit, whose protein sequence is MTTDNQSFETMMHELEEIVKQLDNDTISLEESLALYQKGIALSKACEKTLKEAENKVSKLIEDEADDVNESKSE, encoded by the coding sequence ATGACAACAGATAACCAATCTTTTGAAACAATGATGCATGAATTAGAAGAAATCGTTAAACAATTAGATAATGACACCATTTCTCTTGAAGAATCACTTGCGTTATATCAAAAAGGTATTGCACTTTCAAAAGCATGTGAAAAAACTTTAAAAGAAGCAGAAAATAAAGTTTCAAAATTAATTGAAGATGAGGCTGATGATGTCAATGAATCAAAGTCTGAATAA
- the xseA gene encoding exodeoxyribonuclease VII large subunit produces MEKYLTVSALTKYIKYKFDQDPHLQSVLIKGELSNFKRHSSGHLYFALKDENSVINAMMFKGVANQLDFNPKEGDQVIVEARVSVYERRGSYQIYVNKMQLDGIGNLYQKYEQLRLKLTKEGYFDAAHKKPIPQYPKKIAIITASTGAAIRDILNTIQSRYPLVEPVKISALVQGTQAAEDIVEKLKYADSLDVDTIIVGRGGGSIEDLWSFNEEIVVKAIFDCNTPVISAVGHETDTTLSDYVADVRAATPTQAAMIATPDQQELYQLLEKSQNYLNRYINQYLKHARQSLTRYQDYYKFKQPTLLYEQHIQKRDDLDRTMHQAMDMIIQKQQQRLQLLEQRFYVRHLYDSIKNNQHKISQSKETLNQQIKQRLRQKEQALVQQVTSLDNLSPTKTMLRGYSIVKKDGDVITSSRDLSSGNAIEITMKDGKVDAIIEKVGYDDDNR; encoded by the coding sequence ATGGAAAAATATTTAACGGTCTCTGCATTAACTAAATATATCAAGTATAAGTTTGACCAGGATCCACATCTCCAATCAGTGCTCATAAAAGGAGAGCTTTCTAACTTTAAACGTCATAGCAGTGGGCATCTCTATTTTGCATTAAAAGATGAAAATAGTGTGATTAACGCAATGATGTTTAAAGGTGTTGCAAATCAACTTGATTTTAACCCTAAAGAAGGGGATCAAGTTATCGTTGAGGCACGTGTATCCGTCTATGAGCGTCGTGGTAGCTATCAAATCTATGTCAACAAAATGCAATTGGATGGCATTGGTAATCTTTACCAAAAATATGAACAGCTTAGATTAAAGCTTACAAAAGAAGGATATTTTGATGCTGCACATAAAAAGCCCATTCCACAGTATCCTAAGAAAATAGCGATTATCACAGCAAGTACTGGTGCAGCAATTCGAGATATTTTAAATACAATACAAAGTAGATACCCACTGGTTGAGCCAGTAAAAATCAGTGCGCTCGTTCAAGGAACACAAGCTGCTGAAGATATCGTAGAAAAATTAAAATATGCAGATTCTTTAGATGTTGATACGATTATCGTAGGCCGTGGTGGTGGTTCTATTGAAGATCTGTGGAGTTTTAACGAAGAAATCGTTGTGAAAGCAATATTCGACTGCAACACACCCGTTATCTCTGCGGTGGGACACGAAACGGATACAACCCTTAGTGATTATGTGGCAGATGTTCGTGCGGCAACACCCACACAAGCAGCCATGATTGCAACACCAGACCAACAAGAGTTGTATCAATTATTAGAAAAGAGTCAAAACTATTTAAATCGATATATTAATCAATATTTAAAACATGCGAGACAATCGTTAACAAGATATCAAGATTACTATAAATTTAAGCAACCCACATTGCTTTATGAGCAACACATTCAAAAAAGAGATGATTTAGATAGAACCATGCATCAAGCCATGGACATGATTATCCAAAAGCAACAACAACGGTTACAATTATTGGAACAACGTTTTTATGTTCGTCATTTATATGATTCAATCAAAAACAATCAACATAAGATCAGTCAATCAAAAGAAACATTAAATCAACAGATTAAACAACGATTGAGACAAAAAGAACAAGCGTTGGTTCAACAAGTTACCTCTTTGGATAACTTAAGTCCAACTAAAACGATGTTGCGTGGATACTCAATTGTTAAAAAAGACGGCGATGTTATAACAAGTAGCCGTGATTTATCTTCAGGAAACGCAATTGAAATAACAATGAAAGATGGCAAGGTGGATGCCATTATTGAAAAGGTGGGGTATGACGATGACAACAGATAA
- the accC gene encoding acetyl-CoA carboxylase biotin carboxylase subunit translates to MKKVLVANRGEIAVRIIRACHELGIQTVAIYSEGDKDALHTQLADEAYCVGPKQSKDSYLNIPNILSIATSTGCDGIHPGYGFLAENSDFAELCEAVQLKFIGPSYQSIQKMGIKDVAKEEMKRANVPVVPGSDGLVNTIDEAIETANDIGYPVIIKATAGGGGKGIRIARDEESLINGYKMTQQEAETAFGNGGLYLEKFIENFRHIEIQIIGDEHGNVIHLGERDCTIQRRMQKLVEESPSPILTDKKRTEMGEAAVRAAQAVGYYNAGTIEFIYDLDDDAFYFMEMNTRIQVEHPVTEAVTGVDLLKLQLKVAMGEALPYKQEDIKICGHAMEFRINAENPYKNFMPSPGVITQYLTPGGYGVRIDSACYMNYTIPPYYDSMVAKLIIHGETREEVIQTSLRALNEFVIMGIDTTVPFHIRLLQHPVFQKGIFNTKFLDIHDVMNEEV, encoded by the coding sequence ATGAAAAAAGTATTAGTGGCCAATCGTGGTGAGATTGCTGTACGTATTATACGTGCATGCCATGAATTAGGGATTCAAACAGTAGCCATTTATTCTGAAGGCGATAAAGATGCATTACATACTCAACTAGCTGATGAAGCATACTGTGTGGGGCCTAAGCAATCTAAAGATTCATACTTAAATATTCCGAACATCCTTTCTATCGCAACATCAACAGGATGTGACGGTATTCATCCTGGATATGGCTTTTTAGCTGAAAACAGCGACTTTGCAGAGCTTTGTGAAGCCGTTCAGTTGAAATTTATAGGGCCTAGCTATCAATCCATACAAAAAATGGGCATTAAAGATGTCGCAAAGGAAGAAATGAAACGCGCCAATGTCCCTGTTGTACCAGGAAGTGATGGACTTGTTAATACGATAGATGAGGCAATTGAAACAGCAAACGATATCGGTTACCCAGTCATTATTAAAGCAACTGCCGGTGGTGGAGGCAAAGGGATTCGCATTGCACGCGATGAAGAATCTTTAATTAATGGATACAAGATGACACAACAAGAAGCAGAAACAGCATTTGGCAATGGGGGCCTGTATCTTGAAAAATTCATTGAAAATTTCCGCCATATAGAAATTCAAATCATTGGTGATGAACATGGCAATGTCATTCATTTAGGTGAACGTGATTGTACGATTCAAAGACGTATGCAAAAGCTCGTTGAAGAATCACCATCGCCCATTTTAACTGATAAAAAAAGAACAGAAATGGGTGAAGCCGCTGTACGAGCAGCTCAAGCAGTTGGCTATTACAACGCAGGGACAATTGAATTTATTTATGATTTAGATGATGATGCGTTCTATTTCATGGAGATGAATACTAGGATTCAAGTTGAGCATCCAGTCACTGAAGCTGTCACTGGTGTAGATTTATTAAAATTACAACTCAAAGTAGCTATGGGTGAAGCATTACCATATAAACAAGAGGATATTAAAATTTGTGGACATGCGATGGAGTTTCGTATCAATGCTGAAAATCCATACAAAAACTTTATGCCGTCTCCAGGCGTCATTACACAATACCTCACACCAGGTGGCTATGGGGTCAGAATAGATTCTGCATGTTATATGAACTATACCATTCCACCATACTATGATTCGATGGTTGCGAAATTAATTATACATGGTGAAACACGTGAAGAGGTTATTCAAACAAGTTTACGTGCATTAAATGAATTTGTCATAATGGGGATTGATACGACCGTACCATTCCATATTCGTTTACTCCAACATCCAGTCTTCCAAAAAGGCATTTTTAATACGAAATTTTTAGATATTCATGATGTGATGAATGAAGAAGTATAA